Proteins encoded in a region of the Sugiyamaella lignohabitans strain CBS 10342 chromosome B, complete sequence genome:
- the SKT5 gene encoding Skt5p (Activator of Chs3p (chitin synthase III) during vegetative growth; recruits Chs3p to the bud neck via interaction with Bni4p; SKT5 has a paralog, SHC1, that arose from the whole genome duplication; GO_component: GO:0005935 - cellular bud neck [Evidence IDA] [PMID 15470103]; GO_component: GO:0005935 - cellular bud neck [Evidence IDA] [PMID 9314530]; GO_component: GO:0000144 - cellular bud neck septin ring [Evidence IDA] [PMID 9314530]; GO_component: GO:0000131 - incipient cellular bud site [Evidence IDA] [PMID 15470103]; GO_component: GO:0016020 - membrane [Evidence IEA]; GO_component: GO:0005886 - plasma membrane [Evidence IEA,IEA]; GO_function: GO:0008047 - enzyme activator activity [Evidence IMP] [PMID 9234668]; GO_process: GO:0034221 - fungal-type cell wall chitin biosynthetic process [Evidence IMP] [PMID 17142567]; GO_process: GO:0034221 - fungal-type cell wall chitin biosynthetic process [Evidence IMP] [PMID 9234668]) has protein sequence MQAVDSQVTPQLSPPHNDSYRGVTLEDGSGSPIAAPQSTHTSPFHYARHPQSHYRSVSGNSITQVRGTSSSPIRNSPHRSSQLRHSLAPNSLSPSYQQSPYHHQRQPSPLSLGEGDYQTTTNDSSNGTNQQDYEPEQDFQFQPQQTQHPNGPPPQPNFQQSVPQSLSHSQSNPQLQSHSQSVQQAASQLQPLPLPRPHSDARFARPRSSNSSLDSAYRYSDPENLPMPNYGHSRQVSSASLSEQASQSASASMFDLSQSYISTQFGPKSAALMPRIQTIEMYRKNAKKSNDPVIQFQFAQYMLQTALLSSTPGKSNRQSMFATDLASSASSTTTGSSSSEGTGNNGANAGVGIRSSMYSTKSLGADDEKKIKRDLLKEAISILRKLSDRGFADAQYLLADALASGALGKPDLRESFSLFQLAAKHGHGEAAYRAALCLEQGWGTSKDIRRAVQFLRMAASRNQPGAMLRLGMACFYGRMGMSNTPQVKQEGIKWLKLAANEANEIFPQAPYELAKIVEVGYSDIVIPDQHWAVQLYVKSSELNYIPASRVLGKAYELALLGCPRDAALSIHYYTLGAIKGDPESMYSMCAWYMMGAEPILQKNEEEAYEWALRAANAGHPKAQFAIGYFLEHGVGVERDILQSSFWYHKAAEAGNEHAISRLAKEKSQQAKNKKASKDMTPGSSKDKECIIS, from the coding sequence ATGCAAGCAGTCGACTCCCAGGTGACGCCCCAGCTGTCGCCTCCTCACAACGACTCTTACAGAGGTGTGACTTTGGAAGACGGCTCGGGATCTCCTATTGCCGCTCCACAATCAACTCACACTTCTCCTTTCCACTATGCACGACACCCTCAATCCCATTACAGATCAGTCAGTGGAAATAGTATTACACAAGTACGAGGCACCTCGAGCTCGCCGATTCGCAACTCACCTCATCGTTCGTCACAGCTCCGTCATTCGCTTGCTCCTAACTCTCTTTCCCCTTCATACCAACAATCAccataccaccaccaaagaCAGCCTTCTCCTCTCTCTTTAGGCGAAGGTGACTATCAAACTACCACTAACGACAGTAGTAATGGCACAAATCAACAAGATTATGAACCCGAACAAGACTTTCAATTCCAACcacaacaaactcaacatCCAAATGGCCCCCCTCCACAACCTAACTTCCAACAGTCTGTGCCACAGTCGCTGTCACATTCGCAATCCAACCCCCAACTACAATCTCACTCACAGTCTGTACAACAGGCAGCCTCTCAGTTGCAACCATTGCCGTTACCAAGACCTCATTCAGATGCTAGATTCGCCAGACCAAGATCATCCAATTCTTCTTTAGACTCGGCATACAGATACTCGGATCCCGAAAATTTACCTATGCCTAATTATGGACACTCTCGCCAGGtttcttcagcatctttGTCAGAACAAGCCAGTCAATCcgcatcagcatcaatgtTTGATTTGTCGCAATCGTATATTTCAACACAATTCGGCCCTAAATCAGCCGCTCTAATGCCTCGAATCCAAACCATAGAAATGTATAGAAAAAACGCCAAAAAATCCAACGACCCAGTCATCCAGTTTCAGTTTGCTCAGTATATGCTTCAGACTGCGCTTTTATCGTCGACTCCTGGTAAATCCAATCGACAAAGCATGTTTGCAACCGATCTTGCCTCGTCAGCTTCTTCCACCAcaactggttcttcttcgtccGAAGGAACTGGTAATAATGGAGCAAATGCTGGTGTCGGTATCAGATCTAGCATGTATTCAACCAAGTCTTTGggtgctgatgatgagaagaaaatcaaacGTGATTTACTCAAGGAAGCAATTTCCATTCTACGAAAGTTATCAGATCGTGGTTTTGCCGACGCTCAGTATCTGCTAGCTGATGCTTTAGCGTCTGGAGCTCTTGGCAAGCCTGATTTGCGTGAATCGTTCAGTCTGTTCCAGCTGGCTGCTAAGCATGGTCATGGAGAAGCTGCTTATAGAGCAGCTCTTTGCCTCGAACAAGGCTGGGGTACTTCAAAAGACATTCGTAGAGCTGTGCAGTTTCTGCGTATGGCAGCTTCTCGTAACCAGCCTGGTGCTATGTTGCGACTAGGAATGGCATGTTTCTATGGTAGAATGGGTATGAGCAACACTCCACAAGTCAAACAAGAAGGTATTAAATGGTTAAAACTAGCTGCTAATGAAGCTAATGAGATTTTCCCACAAGCTCCTTATGAACTAGCCAAGATTGTGGAAGTAGGTTATTCGGATATTGTCATTCCTGACCAACACTGGGCTGTTCAACTCTATGTCAAGTCGTCAGAACTCAACTATATTCCTGCTTCAAGAGTTCTTGGAAAGGCATATGAACTCGCTCTATTGGGCTGTCCAAGAGACGCAGCTCTATCTATCCATTACTATACACTTGGAGCTATCAAGGGAGACCCCGAGTCCATGTACTCCATGTGTGCATGGTACATGATGGGAGCCGAGCCCATTTTGCAgaaaaatgaagaagaggcttATGAATGGGCCCTACGagctgccaatgctggGCATCCTAAAGCTCAGTTTGCAATTGGATACTTCTTAGAACACGGAGTGGGTGTTGAAAGAGACATTCTACAGTCGTCGTTCTGGTACCACAAGGCTGCCGAAGCCGGTAACGAGCATGCCATTAGCAGACTGGCCAAAGAAAAGTCCCAGCAGGCTAAAAACAAGAAGGCCTCGAAAGACATGACCCCTGGCTCTTCCAAAGACAAAGAGTGTATTATTTCCTAA
- the SCW11 gene encoding Scw11p (Cell wall protein with similarity to glucanases; may play a role in conjugation during mating based on its regulation by Ste12p; GO_component: GO:0005618 - cell wall [Evidence IEA,IEA]; GO_component: GO:0005576 - extracellular region [Evidence IEA]; GO_component: GO:0009277 - fungal-type cell wall [Evidence IDA] [PMID 9748433]; GO_function: GO:0042973 - glucan endo-1,3-beta-D-glucosidase activity [Evidence ISS] [PMID 9748433]; GO_function: GO:0016787 - hydrolase activity [Evidence IEA]; GO_function: GO:0016798 - hydrolase activity, acting on glycosyl bonds [Evidence IEA]; GO_function: GO:0004553 - hydrolase activity, hydrolyzing O-glycosyl compounds [Evidence IEA]; GO_process: GO:0005975 - carbohydrate metabolic process [Evidence IEA]; GO_process: GO:0007109 - cytokinesis, completion of separation [Evidence IMP] [PMID 9748433]; GO_process: GO:0008152 - metabolic process [Evidence IEA]) has protein sequence MTYHSIQKSGVHYRYSQLRRNKNNLGFLLIALIVALIILRENLKPGPEFETLSSKLRSGSASSDLLELDEEAQIHTDSGLPVPWAVSYSPYTSDGSCKRSQDITKDLNSIADIGTKAVRLFSSDCEVLESLSNVRQLRVILGIHPHSEKGSISELTESLDEQMDEITRCKCWSNIDMLVVGSQGVFAELYTRADLVKMLRYVRSKVSGIDAFQGLLSTAEPVESYISSTKYNAVSVSEYKKFQRILSRDVIPDDDFDLFVEDNDLCSVVDVIGLVVQPYFNSAIDASEAGSLVSRDVRFAKHLCSDKFIGSAHTRPSNPDSVNHPFSELADNQSTTHIPPVAVLEAGWPSSGEPNGQAIASPEHQKIAFEELLTARDLETNERIPVSLYTFQDELWRDPGPLSVETSFGISNQYL, from the coding sequence ATGACGTACCATTCAATTCAGAAGTCTGGTGTCCATTACAGGTACTCGCAATTGAGGCGGAACAAGAATAACCTGGGGTTCCTGCTCATTGCCCTGATAGTGGCTCTGATAATCTTAAGAGAGAATCTGAAACCAGGTCCAGAGTTTGAGACATTGTCGTCAAAACTGCGGTCTGGATCAGCCAGCTCCGACCTACTGGAGCTGGATGAAGAGGCTCAGATTCATACTGACAGCGGCCTGCCTGTTCCATGGGCCGTGTCTTATTCTCCATACACCAGTGACGGGTCTTGTAAACGGTCTCAGGATATTACCAAAGATCTTAACAGTATAGCCGACATTGGCACCAAAGCAGTTCGTCTATTTTCCAGTGACTGTGAAGTTCTCGAGTCACTATCTAATGTCCGTCAATTGCGAGTCATTCTAGGAATTCATCCTCACTCTGAGAAGGGCAGTATATCGGAGCTCACTGAATCTCTTGACGAGCAAATGGACGAAATTACTCGATGTAAGTGCTGGTCGAATATTGATATGTTAGTAGTTGGCAGTCAGGGTGTGTTTGCTGAATTATACACACGAGCTGATCTGGTGAAAATGCTCAGATATGTTCGCAGCAAAGTATCAGGCATTGATGCATTCCAAGGCCTTTTGAGCACAGCTGAGCCCGTTGAGTCATATATCTCGAGTACCAAGTACAACGCGGTATCTGTGTCTGAGTATAAAAAGTTCCAACGAATTCTTAGTCGCGACGTGATTCCCGACGACGATTTTGATCTGTTTGTTGAGGACAATGATCTCTGTTCAGTGGTTGATGTTATTGGACTGGTCGTTCAGCCATACTTCAACTCGGCCATCGACGCTTCAGAAGCTGGATCTCTAGTATCACGAGACGTTCGTTTTGCAAAACACTTGTGTTCCGACAAGTTCATTGGCAGTGCTCATACCAGACCATCCAACCCAGATAGCGTGAACCATCCATTTTCCGAGCTCGCTGATAACCAATCCACCACCCACATTCCTCCTGTAGCAGTCCTTGAAGCCGGTTGGCCCTCGTCTGGAGAACCCAATGGCCAAGCCATTGCCTCACCAGAACACCAAAAGATCGCCTTTGAAGAACTGCTGACTGCTCGCGACCTCGAAACCAACGAACGCATTCCCGTCTCACTCTACACCTTCCAGGACGAACTCTGGCGAGATCCCGGCCCACTCTCTGTCGAGACCTCCTTCGGAATCAGCAACCAGTACCTCTAG